From Xanthocytophaga agilis:
TTCCCTGCCCATCAGTAGTGGCACCATCGTATGTTCCCTTCAGATAGACGCTAGCTCCCGCCAACACCTCCTTTTTAGCATCTGTAACTTTACCTGAAATAATAGTCTGAGCCCATATCCAACTAGTAGACATCAAAAAAAAGTAAAGAGTAAAAAATGTTTTCATAGTTACGGTTTGTTTTGAGTGCGTAACAAAGAAAATAACACTTCACTCCTTGTGCCATTGCTTTCCGATGAACTATGGTAAATAAGGGAGTAGAATCAGGATTTCGGGATGTAAAAAAAGCCATCAACTTTCGCTGATGGCATTGGAAATGTATATGAAAAGTTATTATCAATAATCTTTCAATTCCTGATTGCGCAGTTTGACAGGCTTTGTTCGTTTACGGATCTGCATATTAATGATTTCAATTAATACAGCAAACGCCATTGCAAAATATACATATCCTTTATCTATATGGAATCCGAATGCTTCCATTGCCAGCAAGAATCCAATCATAATCAGAAAGGACAATGCCAGGATTTTGAATGTTGGATGACGGTTGATAAAATCATTGACTGCTTTCGCAAATATTGCCATAATAATAGATGACAAAATCACGGCAATGATCATGATAGGCACTTCTTTGACCAAACCAATAGCAGTCAGGATAGAGTCAAATGAAAACACCAGGTTAATAACAGTAATCTGTAAGATTACCCAACCTAATGCATTGCCGTCATTTGCTTCTTTAGTAGTCATTTGTGCTTCTTCTTCTCCCTCCAGCTTACCATGGATCTCTGAAACACTTTTTCCTATCAGAAAGAATCCTCCTACCAGCAAAATCAGATCCTTACCTGTAAAATCTTTTTCAAAAATTGTGAACCAGGGATCTTGTAATGCAATAATCCAGGAAAGGCCAAATAATAACAGTATTCGAATAACCACTGCCAGGATTAATCCTATATTTCTTGCCTTTGCTTGTTTTGCCCGAGGTAACTTATTAGATATGATGGAAACGAAAATAATGTTATCAATCCCTAACACTATTTCCAAAAGTGTCAGGGTAAACATGCTAATAATTGCTTGTGTAGTGAATAATGACTCCATAAAATTGATTAATGGTTGATTGCAGTGTTGATGGCCTGTTTGATCAAATGTAACCCATCTAAACAAATCGACAAAAGAAAATAAAGAAATAGTGTTAGCAATAAACAGATAACCAGCGTTTTAAAAAATACTTTTTTCCATGTTGTCTTACACTGTCGTTTGTGACCAGAAGGTATTCAGTTTTTTTTGGTACTCAAACTATAGATCCCGTTTAAAAACTATAAAAATAGTTTGATAACTATAAAAATAGTTTTACATTTACTTTATGGAAAAGTTAACAGCAAAGGAAGAAGAGATTATGCAGGTAGTATGGCAGGTAGGTAAAGGATTTGTCAAGGATTTTATGGCTATTATATCCGAACCCAAGCCACATTATAATACACTCTCTACCATAATTCGCAATCTGGAAGAGAAAGGTTATATCGCCCATAAAGAGTATGGAGGTAGTTATGAATACTATCCTCTGATAAGTAAAGAAGAATACCGTCAGGCTTTTATAGGTAAGATGATTGCCAGTTATTTTGATAACTCTTACAAAAGTCTGGTGTCGTTTTTTGCCAGGCAGGATAAAATATCAGCTGAAGAATTGAAAGAAATATTGGATATGATTCAGAAAAAGCAATAAGATTCTGAAAACCAGTTTTATTTAAATGAATTACCTATGATTTTTCTGTTCTTTTTAGTCAAATCCAGCTTCCTTTTAGGAATGTTTTTTGGATTGTATTGGCTAGTAATACGCCATGATACATTTCATCACAGTAAACGATGGGTTTTACTGAGTGGCCTTGTATTCAGCATACTGCTTCCTTTAGTAAAAACGGATTTATTTCACTTTGCATCAATCTCAGGAACAAAGAGTGCATCAGCCATAAGTGCATCACTGGACTACTGGCTTTTAGTTAAACAACATATCAAAAATATAGGAAATAATACATATGTGGAAGATTATCCTACTTCAGGACTTGTAAGCTGGGTCATTTACATTTACAGTGCCGTCTCAGCAATTTTTGCTATATGGTTCACCATTCGTGTATGGGCAATAGTAAGATTACTCATATCCTGTCGGTTTCAGCAGGCAAATGGTTATAAGTCTGGTATCCATACCCAGGTAGAAAGCCCGTTCTCCTTTTTTAACTGGATACTTCTACCTCCTTCTTTGAAGGACCAACATTTAAAACAACAAGTCCTGGCACATGAATCAGCACATGTAAGGCAGGGACATACATATGATATTCTTTTAGCAGAGTTGTATACCATATTTTTTTGGTTCAATCCTGTTACCTGGTTCTACAAACAACAGATGCGTCTTAATCTGGAGTTTCTTGCAGATCAAACTGTACTTCAAACAGGTATCAGCAGCCAGGATTATCAGTTAAGTCTTCTAAAAATCAGTTCGCAAACATCTGACTTTGTTTTAACAAGTCATTTTCATCATTCTTCACTAAAATCACGTATCCATATGATGAATCGTAAAAAATCTTCCGTTCGAGTATATGCTAAATATAGTGTATTCCCAGTTCTGACATTAGGGTTATTCTTTCTGTTTCAACTAGTTCATGCCCGAAATACAACCGTAATCCCCATTTCACTTACGGATCTTAAACAGGTCATTTCTTCGACTTCAGATAATATAACTACACCAGTAAAACAAGGAGAAAATAATCATTCAACAGGTCACCTATTAAAAGGTTGGGTTAAAGATACAGATACAGGCAAACCTATAGTTGGTGCCATTATTTATCCGGTTGATGAAACATATGGTACCACAACG
This genomic window contains:
- a CDS encoding TerC family protein, which translates into the protein MESLFTTQAIISMFTLTLLEIVLGIDNIIFVSIISNKLPRAKQAKARNIGLILAVVIRILLLFGLSWIIALQDPWFTIFEKDFTGKDLILLVGGFFLIGKSVSEIHGKLEGEEEAQMTTKEANDGNALGWVILQITVINLVFSFDSILTAIGLVKEVPIMIIAVILSSIIMAIFAKAVNDFINRHPTFKILALSFLIMIGFLLAMEAFGFHIDKGYVYFAMAFAVLIEIINMQIRKRTKPVKLRNQELKDY
- a CDS encoding M56 family metallopeptidase — protein: MIFLFFLVKSSFLLGMFFGLYWLVIRHDTFHHSKRWVLLSGLVFSILLPLVKTDLFHFASISGTKSASAISASLDYWLLVKQHIKNIGNNTYVEDYPTSGLVSWVIYIYSAVSAIFAIWFTIRVWAIVRLLISCRFQQANGYKSGIHTQVESPFSFFNWILLPPSLKDQHLKQQVLAHESAHVRQGHTYDILLAELYTIFFWFNPVTWFYKQQMRLNLEFLADQTVLQTGISSQDYQLSLLKISSQTSDFVLTSHFHHSSLKSRIHMMNRKKSSVRVYAKYSVFPVLTLGLFFLFQLVHARNTTVIPISLTDLKQVISSTSDNITTPVKQGENNHSTGHLLKGWVKDTDTGKPIVGAIIYPVDETYGTTTSKNGGFTLNIPKSEVQMIVKHPDYLEMPPQAITLSGQSSTEKTIWMKIKPALSISADASLDGPTTSFPNTFTISTDPLYIVDGKKVTSTDVKKIDQSTIEAIDVLKGQKAIDNYGEEGKNGVVIITLKHGNGSKEDSGIDIRVKPSNLSNQNEKNPPLYIVNGKQITKEEMKKIDPETIESINVLKDENATKKYGDKGKNGVVEVNLKKK
- a CDS encoding BlaI/MecI/CopY family transcriptional regulator — its product is MEKLTAKEEEIMQVVWQVGKGFVKDFMAIISEPKPHYNTLSTIIRNLEEKGYIAHKEYGGSYEYYPLISKEEYRQAFIGKMIASYFDNSYKSLVSFFARQDKISAEELKEILDMIQKKQ